The Punica granatum isolate Tunisia-2019 chromosome 4, ASM765513v2, whole genome shotgun sequence genome has a window encoding:
- the LOC116202624 gene encoding uncharacterized protein LOC116202624, whose protein sequence is MVDLQIVCSMCGDVGFPDKLFQCNKCHSRFQHSYCSNYYSESSDPIERCDWCQSEERSRSRHGSSSKKTAMGVARSEYSGDKIKQNDLEETPEKGKSPSKTPSPRQATRRYKLLKDVMC, encoded by the exons ATGGTGGATCTCCAAATAGTCTGCTCCATGTGTGGCGATGTTGGTTTTCCGGACAAGCTCTTCCAATGCAACAAGTGCCATAGTCGATTTCAGCACTC GTATTGTAGCAACTATTATAGTGAATCATCAGATCCGATCGAACGGTGCGACTGGTGCCAAAGCGAGGAGAGGTCTCGCTCAAGGCATGGCAGCTCCTCAAAGAAAACCGCCATGGGTGTAGCGAGATCGGAGTATTCAGGTGATAAGATCAAGCAAAACGACCTAGAGGAAACACCCGAGAAGGGGAAGAGCCCGAGCAAGACGCCTTCTCCACGGCAAGCTACCCGAAGGTACAAGCTTCTCAAGGATGTCATGTGTTGA